ATGAATCGAACAGATCAAAGGGAAAAAGGAGAACAGAGCAATGGCAGTCGCACGAGCACACGTTGCTGAACCACTTCATGAACCGACGAGTTTTCTTCGCCGTTACATCTTCAGCACCGACCATAAGGTGATCGGCATTCAGTATCTGCTGACGGGCATGGTCATGGCGGTGATTGCCGGAACAATGGCCATGCTCATTCGATTACAGTTGGGATGGCCGACGGCTAAATGGCCTCTT
This genomic stretch from Blastocatellia bacterium harbors:
- a CDS encoding cytochrome c oxidase subunit I, whose protein sequence is MAVARAHVAEPLHEPTSFLRRYIFSTDHKVIGIQYLLTGMVMAVIAGTMAMLIRLQLGWPTAKWPL